The genomic segment TATCAAACATACGTTTATTGCAAAAATCAAAAATGCCAGAAACGAAAAAAAGTGTTCGTGAAGGAATTGCAGTTGTCCGTCTATTGCCCTGAATGCAATACGAAGCATGTCAGACGTGATGCGACGAATGGAGGTTTTCCTGAACAGGACGATTTCGGGAACTATTTCAAAGCGGATCGGCTCTGGGTGGAGAACCACAAACCTCATCACGAGAGAATCAAAAGCCCGTTGAAATAAACAGCAAAGTGGAGGTGGTCGCCTTGAATCAAAGACTAGCAGAAGAAGTAACCAAGCTGTCTGCGGAAACTGCGGTTAAGGCAGCGATAGAGTTTCTTGAAAAAGAGAAACAGAAGCAGCAAAAAGAAAAACGGGACTGGCGGCTCCGGAATACAAAGCTGTTGTTGAAACACTATCGGTCGTTTGTGAGCCATGTAGAAGGAGCCAAGGAAAAGGTCACAGCTCATGATTATGCCGAAGCCATAGAAAGCCTGCACTCCAAGGAGTTAGCACTGGAGTCAATCAAGCGAAGTACGCAAAGGACGATGGTCATGGTCAGGTTCGTTCAAAGAATGGTGACTGTCTATAAGGCAACGTGCGAAAAATCGGGGCAACAAGAGGACCTCCGACGATATCGAATTATTGAAAACATGTACATTTCCGAAGAAAAATTTACAGCCGAGGAAATAGCCGAATGCGAAAAAATTGACGTCAGCACAGTTTATCGAAACATTAATGAGGCGGCCAAAACCTTGTCAGTGCTGATTTTTGGGGTAGATGGGGTTGAGCTTTTCGGGTGAGAAAAGCGTGAGAAAAAGACGCTATTACCGCGCCAATCGTTCCGTGTTACTATGATAACATCGAAAAAATATGAATAGCGAAACGTGGGAGCCATCCGGTCTATCGGATGGCTTTTTGCGTGGTATAACTCAAAAACGAAGGTGATGATCGTGGTTATAAACGGACTGAAATTATCAGAATGGGCAGATCGTTACAGAAAATTGTCCCCCGAATCATCAGGGGAAACAGGTCAATGGCGAACTGACCGCGTCCCCTATCAACGTGAAATCCTAGATGCTATTACCGATCAGAGTGTGGAGTCAGTAGTCGTGATGTCATCTGCTATGATGGGCATGACAGAGATGCTGCTAAATGCGATCGGCTATTACATCGACTATGATCCTGCCCCCATCATGGTAGTTCAGCCGACATTGGAAATGGCTCGAGCATTCTCAGAGAATCGGCTTGCTCCCATATTGCGTGATACGCAGGTGCTCAGTGACAAAATGGACGATAAGGGCATCAGAAACACAGTTCTTCATAAAACATTCCATGGTGGTCATATCACAATCACTGGAGCAAACTCAGCATCAAGTTTAGCAAGTCGGCCGATTCGAATTCTATTGGCAGATGAGATTGATCGTTACCCAATTTTGGCTGAGGGTGACCCTTTATGTATGGCTGAAAAAAGAACGACAACCTTCCGAGATCGGAAAAAGGTTTTTGTCTCTACGCCAACGGCTAGAAGCACTAGCCGAATCGAGAGAGCTTACGAAAACTCTACGAAAGAACAATGGTGTCTGCCTTGTCCAGACTGTGACGAGCACCAGCCATTAGAGTGGGGAAGAATTCATGTTGAAGATGCAACCATGGCATGCAAATACTGCGGTTCGCAGTTCGATGAATCAACATGGAAGACCCGGCAGGGGGAAGGCAAATGGATGGCTCAATCTGTTACTCTCAAGGTTCGTGGTTTCCATCTCAACGAGTTAGCTTCACCATGGAAACGTTGGACGACGATCATAGAGGAATTCCATAAGGCAAAGGAGCAAGCTGAGGTTGGCAACATGGAGCCATTGAAGTGGTGGGTCAATGCAAGCCTTGGAGAAGCCTGGTCAGATCAGTAAAATGGCGTGTCAATAGGTACTTCCAGACAGTCTGATACCATGCGGGTCGATCGAGCCCCGAAATCCAGCTAGACTCAAAATTTTAAAGTCACTTCCTATTCACTGATCGTTGCTACTACTGAAAAAATCGCTTCATCTACTGTCCCGATCTGCCTTGGGTCAAGAAGAGGAAGCGATTTGCCTTTTTACTTCCGAAAGAAAGGAGAGAAATCATGGATATGATTGTGGGTACTCAGCAGCTGGCCGATGTGATCGGAAAAACCCCAAAATGGGTAAATACACTTACCCGTGAGGGTGTCCTCGAACAGATCAGCAGAGGAAAATACGATCTAGCCGACAACGTTCAGCGGTACATCAAATACGTGCAGCATTCGAGTGACAACACTGATGTGATATACAACGATGAAAAAGCCCTACATGAACGCGCCAAGCGGAAAATTGCCGAATTGGAGCTGGCTGAAAAAGAATTGTCGCTCATTCAGATGGATGAAGTGGTGAAGATCCTGGAGCGGATGGTCGGTCTATTCAAAGCACGTTGCCTCACAATTCCATCGAAAGTATCTCCTTTACTCCAATATGAAACAGAACTGCCGGTAATCGTGGGGATTTTGCAAAAAGAGATCAAAGAAGCATTGCAAGAGCTGGCCGATCATTACGCCTACTTTGCCGAGAAGGGTACGGTTGAAACAACTGGTGAAGAGCATGAACCAGAAACATCGTAGACTTTACCAGGCCATCGCCCAAATCGTTTCTCCTCCTACCGATTTGACAATTACTGAGTGGGCAGATGCCTACCGATATCTGTCTCCTGAATCGGCAGCGGAGGCTGGGAAGTACAGAAGCGATCGGGCGCCATATCAAAAGGGCATGATGGATGCAGTTAGTGATCCAGAAGTGGAAGAAGTAGTATTCATGATGGGATCACAGGTTGGAAAAACGCTATCGCAAGAAAACATCATCGGATATTACATTGATCAGGACCCGTCTCCTATGATGTTGGTTGTCCCCACACTAGATATGGGAAAAAGCTTTTCAAAAGATCGACTAAGCACAATGATACGCGATACGCCAGTTCTGACTAAAAAGGTAGCTGATTCGAAAGCCAAAGATTCAGGAAATACCATCTTGCACAAATCATTCCCAGGCGGTCATATCACCATTGTGGGTAGTAATTCCCCGGCTTCCCTGGCGAGCCGTCCGATCAGGATATTGCTGGTCGATGAATTAGACCGTTTCGAGGCGACTTCTGAGGGTGACGCGTTGGACTTGGCAAGAAGACGGACGGCCACTTTCCACAATAGAAAAATTGTAGTTGCTTCTACGCCGACAATTAAGGGCCATTCGCGGATCGAGCAGTTATACAATAACTCTTCGAAAGGTGAATGGCATCTTCCATGTCCGAAGTGTGAGGCACTTCAACCCTTGGAGTGGAATCGGATCATTTTCGATAGCGTATCGATGCGCTGCTTGCATTGTGGCTTTGATTCCCCTGAAATCGATTGGAAGAAACAGCAGATTGCCGGAAAAGGTGAATGGATACATGAATTCCCGGAACGAAAAGTAAAGGGATTCCACATGAACGCGTTAGCGTCTCCATGGACACGCTGGCAAGAAATGATCGATGCCTTTTTGATCGCACAGGAAGAGTTGAAAAAAGGAAATCCCGAGCAGATGCAGGTTTTCGTCAATACGTTATTAAGCGAAACATGGGAGGATCGCGGTGATATTCAGGACGAAAACATTCTCCTGGAACGGCGAGAAAGCTACGATGCAGAACTACCGAACGGCGTTCTCATCCTTACAATGGCAGTCGATACCCAGAATGATCGATTAGAGTACGAAGTTGTCGGCTGGGGCAAAGAAGAAGAGTCTTGGGGAATCGAAAAAGGAGTTATCTGGGGAAAGCCAGACAATCCGCAAACATGGAGAGAGCTCGATGATAAGCGGGAACGAGTCTGGAAATTCGCCAATGGTGCGGGACTGATTGTAGCGTGTACCTTTGTTGATTCAGGCGGTCATTACACCGATGAAGTCTATAAATACTGTGGGCAGAGACTCCAAAGCCGTGTTTTCGCCATAAAAGGGGAAGGCGGTTCAGGCCTTGAGTTAATTCGAAAGGTCTCCAAAAACAACAAATACAAGCTCCCTCTAATCCTCCTTGGTGTGGATTCTGGAAAGACGACGATCATGCAGCGCTTGCTGATCCAAGAGCCAGGACCGCACTATTTTCATTTCCCGATTGAGGAAGAGCGCGGATATGATCAGATTTATTTCAAAGGTCTTGTTTCTGAGCGGCAAGTGTTTCGAAGAAAGAATGGCCAAACGGTCATGGTTTGGGAAAATGTCGCCAAAGACAAGAGGAATGAGCCGCTGGATTTACGGGTCTATAGTCTTGCAGCGTTGCGTTTGCTGAAACCAGACTTTGAAGCACTCGAAAAACGCTTGCGAGAAACCGATCCTCCCGTAAAACATACAGCTGCAGCAAAGCAGATATCAGGCCAGCAAGCAAAGCAGCTAGTCAAGCGCTCAAAACTTTGGTGAGGGGGTGTAGGATATGGCTTATGATCCACGGCAGCAGAAAAGGATACAAGATGAATTAGAAATTGTTAAAGACCGCCTGAGTAAATACTACGAGGCTGAAACGGCTATTTTAACAGGCGCACAGGAATACCGAATTGGCTCAAGGAATTTGCGTCGCGGCGACTTGAAACTCATTAAAGATGAGATCGAGAAGTTACAAGACCGGAAAAACGAACTGGAAAATGCATTAACAACGGGTGAGAGTCCATCAAAGCGAAAAGCATTCCGAGTCATCTATCGAGATTTGTAAGGGGGTGAGTAATTTGTGAAGTTCATAGACAAAACAATAGAATGGCTTTCGCCTACCATGGCGTTAAAGCGAGAAGTGAATCGCGCAAAGCTATCGGCACTTCGGAAGGCTACGAATAGTGGTTATTCGAATAGCGGGGCCAGTCGGAGAAAAAACTCAATGAAAGGCTGGAACAGCGATAGTAAAAGTCCGCAAGAGGACATCGGGCAAAACCTTGCTGTGCTTCGGGAACGTAGCCGTGACCTTTACATGGGTGGCGGTCTTGCTACAGGGGCCATTAAGAAGAATCAGTCAAACATCGTCGGTTCGGGGCTCACACTCAAATGTCAACTCAATTACCGGCTGCTTGGCATTACGGCAGAACAGGCGAAAGAGTGGGAAGATCGTACAGAGTTTGAATTTAATCTTTGGGCATCATCCAAGATCGATAACACCGGGCTGAATGACTTCTACGATGCACAACGGATCATGTTGACCGGATGGCTGCTGAACGGTGATTCCCTTGCTGTTATGAAATATGCAGATGCCGCAGAGCGACTAAATCCTTATCGTATGCGGCTCCACCTCATTGAAGGGGACAGGCTCAACAATCCGAATCATACGCAAGGATACTCCCCAATCCTTACTACT from the Brevibacillus brevis genome contains:
- a CDS encoding terminase gpA endonuclease subunit is translated as MVINGLKLSEWADRYRKLSPESSGETGQWRTDRVPYQREILDAITDQSVESVVVMSSAMMGMTEMLLNAIGYYIDYDPAPIMVVQPTLEMARAFSENRLAPILRDTQVLSDKMDDKGIRNTVLHKTFHGGHITITGANSASSLASRPIRILLADEIDRYPILAEGDPLCMAEKRTTTFRDRKKVFVSTPTARSTSRIERAYENSTKEQWCLPCPDCDEHQPLEWGRIHVEDATMACKYCGSQFDESTWKTRQGEGKWMAQSVTLKVRGFHLNELASPWKRWTTIIEEFHKAKEQAEVGNMEPLKWWVNASLGEAWSDQ
- a CDS encoding phage terminase large subunit family protein yields the protein MNQKHRRLYQAIAQIVSPPTDLTITEWADAYRYLSPESAAEAGKYRSDRAPYQKGMMDAVSDPEVEEVVFMMGSQVGKTLSQENIIGYYIDQDPSPMMLVVPTLDMGKSFSKDRLSTMIRDTPVLTKKVADSKAKDSGNTILHKSFPGGHITIVGSNSPASLASRPIRILLVDELDRFEATSEGDALDLARRRTATFHNRKIVVASTPTIKGHSRIEQLYNNSSKGEWHLPCPKCEALQPLEWNRIIFDSVSMRCLHCGFDSPEIDWKKQQIAGKGEWIHEFPERKVKGFHMNALASPWTRWQEMIDAFLIAQEELKKGNPEQMQVFVNTLLSETWEDRGDIQDENILLERRESYDAELPNGVLILTMAVDTQNDRLEYEVVGWGKEEESWGIEKGVIWGKPDNPQTWRELDDKRERVWKFANGAGLIVACTFVDSGGHYTDEVYKYCGQRLQSRVFAIKGEGGSGLELIRKVSKNNKYKLPLILLGVDSGKTTIMQRLLIQEPGPHYFHFPIEEERGYDQIYFKGLVSERQVFRRKNGQTVMVWENVAKDKRNEPLDLRVYSLAALRLLKPDFEALEKRLRETDPPVKHTAAAKQISGQQAKQLVKRSKLW
- a CDS encoding DUF6148 family protein, coding for MAYDPRQQKRIQDELEIVKDRLSKYYEAETAILTGAQEYRIGSRNLRRGDLKLIKDEIEKLQDRKNELENALTTGESPSKRKAFRVIYRDL